Proteins encoded by one window of uncultured Ilyobacter sp.:
- a CDS encoding EAL domain-containing protein has translation MKKDSVDLKKTITEIFIKISIAVLPLLLALSFLIDSAYRYQVEKSKKNILAEISNKTDVFEKTIQSLFQEVFQDVFIIENANEFEYFIQNQSYKNRMEALGLFSRYMKNKEDYLQLRFIGIEGKELIRVDRINDQVTVTPDEKLQQKKDRPYFINSIRSGKEGIYISNLDLNIEFGKIIEPYVPVIRFSKPVKDSKGKAIGVIVINYDGQRFINSFKDYLGVNRDLIELYLTDNNGYYLSNEDSDKNFGFMFRGESLDYTVKKEIPELWNEIIKNSEKTVEIKDRIFYFKKLMPTFRGSVYFEDKNYYWNILTSIKEQNIPKMFPEQFLFQKNTKFYILFTVFLISSIIITILHLKKKESDQLYLTKMILSYVDEAVLITDSRRNIVGLNEGFTKLTGYSREELLNLNTKIFNYSEIHPKLYEKIKKQLLEGLDWKGELWFRKKDNSKYPVFLTINNIINPKNRSTDYYVSVIRDLSAEKEKAAETEYLLTHNSKTNLPNEFMFYSLINEEIKKENEFGILYIKLKKFDNLQMKYSEDFLDLIYQEIVEKLTSFAGKDGNIAHLSRDVFIAILKLPDEKISMNRSLTELSSRLKSNMKIGDKDINLKFDFGAVFFPEHGNSPKDLLRKAMFSVKALKYYPDRSFLIYQDSLEKKIQRELDIEEHLPLAIKNNELEVYFQPQMDSEKDLLVGAEALLRWNSRVLGSVSPAEFIPIAENIGVINKLGMWVVNEVARLTKILGIDKHKNIKISINLSATDFKNEFLVEEITYILEVHGLDFSQFEIELTEGVLVDDYDYVKPKLDEFQMNGISVAIDDFGTGFSSMTHLKKLKFDKIKIDRSFIKDYPESDNGSIAEIITYLAKKLDITVIAEGAETEEQVEYLRGIGCSRIQGYYYSKPLSSSDFKEYMNSHFMSKKNL, from the coding sequence GTGAAGAAAGACAGTGTCGATCTGAAAAAAACTATCACAGAAATATTCATCAAAATCTCAATAGCTGTACTGCCGTTGCTCTTGGCACTTAGCTTTCTCATAGACAGCGCCTATAGATACCAGGTGGAAAAATCTAAAAAAAATATACTGGCTGAAATCTCAAATAAAACTGATGTTTTTGAAAAGACGATCCAGTCGCTTTTTCAGGAGGTTTTCCAGGATGTATTTATCATAGAAAATGCAAATGAGTTTGAATATTTTATACAGAACCAGAGTTATAAAAACAGAATGGAAGCCTTAGGACTGTTTAGCCGTTATATGAAAAATAAAGAGGACTATCTCCAGCTTAGGTTTATAGGTATAGAGGGGAAGGAGCTCATAAGAGTAGATAGGATAAATGACCAGGTAACAGTTACTCCAGATGAAAAGCTCCAACAGAAAAAAGACAGACCCTATTTTATAAACTCTATAAGAAGTGGAAAAGAAGGAATTTATATATCAAATCTCGATCTCAATATCGAGTTTGGAAAAATAATTGAACCCTATGTTCCTGTTATTAGGTTTTCTAAACCTGTAAAAGACAGTAAGGGAAAGGCAATAGGAGTTATTGTCATAAATTATGATGGACAGAGGTTTATAAACTCATTCAAAGACTACCTTGGTGTCAACAGGGATCTAATAGAGCTATATCTTACAGATAACAACGGATATTATCTGTCCAATGAAGATTCTGACAAAAACTTTGGCTTTATGTTTAGGGGGGAATCTCTAGACTATACAGTGAAAAAAGAGATCCCAGAATTATGGAATGAAATTATAAAAAATTCTGAAAAAACAGTTGAAATAAAAGATAGGATTTTTTACTTTAAAAAACTCATGCCAACCTTCAGAGGTTCGGTATATTTTGAGGATAAAAACTACTACTGGAATATTCTTACCTCTATAAAAGAGCAAAATATCCCAAAGATGTTTCCGGAACAATTTTTATTTCAAAAGAATACGAAGTTTTATATACTTTTCACAGTATTTTTAATAAGCTCAATAATAATAACAATCCTTCACCTGAAAAAAAAGGAAAGTGATCAGCTTTATTTAACAAAGATGATTTTAAGTTATGTTGATGAGGCAGTGCTTATAACCGACTCTCGAAGAAATATAGTGGGTCTGAATGAGGGATTTACAAAACTGACAGGGTATTCTAGAGAAGAACTCTTAAATCTAAATACAAAAATATTTAATTACAGTGAGATCCACCCGAAACTCTACGAGAAGATAAAAAAACAGCTTCTTGAAGGCCTGGATTGGAAAGGAGAACTGTGGTTTAGAAAAAAAGATAATTCCAAATATCCGGTATTCCTCACCATAAATAATATAATAAATCCTAAAAACAGAAGTACAGATTATTATGTCTCGGTGATAAGAGATCTTTCGGCAGAGAAAGAGAAAGCCGCAGAGACTGAATACCTCCTGACTCATAATTCAAAAACCAACCTTCCCAATGAGTTTATGTTTTATAGCCTCATAAATGAAGAGATAAAAAAAGAGAATGAATTTGGTATTTTATATATAAAGTTAAAAAAATTTGATAATCTTCAGATGAAATACAGCGAAGATTTTTTAGATCTTATTTACCAAGAGATTGTGGAAAAACTCACGTCTTTTGCAGGAAAAGATGGAAACATAGCCCACCTTTCAAGGGATGTCTTCATCGCTATATTAAAATTACCAGATGAAAAAATTTCTATGAACAGGTCCTTGACAGAGCTGTCTTCCAGACTAAAGTCCAACATGAAGATTGGAGATAAGGATATAAATCTAAAGTTTGATTTCGGAGCCGTATTTTTTCCGGAACATGGGAATTCTCCAAAAGATCTGCTGAGAAAGGCCATGTTCTCAGTGAAGGCATTGAAGTACTACCCAGACAGAAGTTTTCTAATCTATCAAGATTCCCTGGAAAAAAAGATACAAAGAGAGCTAGATATTGAAGAGCACCTTCCTCTTGCAATCAAAAACAATGAACTCGAGGTATATTTTCAGCCCCAGATGGACAGCGAAAAAGATCTGTTGGTAGGAGCAGAAGCTCTGCTTCGTTGGAACAGCAGGGTTTTGGGCAGTGTTTCCCCAGCAGAGTTTATACCTATTGCTGAAAATATAGGGGTTATCAATAAGTTAGGTATGTGGGTGGTAAACGAGGTGGCCAGACTGACAAAAATTCTAGGGATTGATAAGCATAAAAATATTAAAATTTCAATAAATTTATCAGCGACGGATTTTAAAAATGAGTTTCTGGTAGAAGAGATCACATATATTTTAGAGGTCCATGGCCTTGACTTTTCCCAGTTTGAAATAGAACTCACCGAAGGGGTTTTGGTAGATGACTACGATTATGTGAAGCCAAAATTAGACGAGTTTCAGATGAATGGCATATCTGTGGCTATAGATGATTTTGGAACTGGGTTTTCATCTATGACCCACCTCAAGAAACTGAAATTTGATAAGATCAAGATAGACAGGAGTTTTATAAAAGATTATCCAGAATCAGACAATGGCTCCATAGCAGAGATAATAACCTATCTAGCGAAAAAATTGGATATCACGGTGATAGCAGAAGGGGCAGAAACCGAAGAGCAGGTAGAATATCTGAGGGGCATAGGGTGCTCCCGTATACAGGGGTATTATTACAGCAAGCCTTTGTCCTCTTCTGATTTTAAAGAGTACATGAACAGTCATTTTATGAGTAAAAAAAATCTCTGA
- a CDS encoding formate/nitrite transporter family protein, whose product MKEESAKLVVIFWCLFAFTTAGFEHSIANMTIFTMGLLLPHGPEVSLAGYGCDTG is encoded by the coding sequence ATGAAGGAAGAATCAGCAAAATTAGTTGTTATCTTTTGGTGTCTATTTGCATTCACCACAGCAGGATTTGAGCACAGTATCGCAAATATGACTATTTTTACAATGGGACTTCTTCTCCCTCACGGACCTGAGGTTTCTCTGGCAGGCTACGGATGTGACACTGGGTAA
- the asrC gene encoding sulfite reductase subunit C, whose amino-acid sequence MSLGINRKKVTKNAYRVTKVRDKTTLRVRVPGGEISGELLLKVSEIANNYGNGKVHLTTRQGFEIMGIDWDKIDEVNIVVESLMEGLGINHNDKNSGYPAAGTRNIAACIGNKICPKAQYNTTELAKKIEKEVFPHDFHFKIALTGCPNDCQKIRMHDFGIIGMTLPKLEPHRCISCGRCEKKCRNLSTGAIKMSNYKPVREHDRCIGCGECVLNCPVSAWTRNSKKYYRLAIMGRTGKKNPRLAEDWIIWADEESIIKIIKNTYDYVDKYIDRTLSKEHIGYIVDRTGFMEFRKWALKDVKLSSETVVKDNIYWSGIKYPGIK is encoded by the coding sequence ATGAGTTTGGGTATAAACAGAAAAAAGGTCACCAAAAATGCCTATAGAGTTACTAAGGTCAGAGACAAGACTACGCTCAGAGTCAGGGTTCCAGGGGGAGAGATTTCCGGAGAACTTCTTCTGAAGGTATCTGAAATCGCAAACAATTACGGTAACGGTAAAGTACACCTTACTACCAGACAGGGTTTTGAGATAATGGGAATCGACTGGGACAAGATAGATGAAGTAAACATCGTAGTAGAGTCTCTTATGGAGGGGCTGGGAATAAACCACAACGATAAAAACAGTGGTTATCCTGCAGCGGGAACTAGGAATATAGCTGCATGTATAGGAAATAAAATATGTCCCAAGGCTCAGTACAACACAACTGAATTGGCAAAAAAAATAGAAAAAGAGGTTTTCCCTCATGATTTCCATTTCAAGATCGCGCTCACAGGCTGTCCCAATGACTGCCAGAAAATAAGAATGCATGACTTTGGAATAATCGGAATGACTTTACCAAAGCTCGAGCCCCACAGATGCATCTCTTGTGGAAGATGCGAGAAAAAATGTAGGAATTTATCAACTGGTGCAATAAAAATGAGCAACTACAAGCCTGTGAGAGAACATGACAGATGCATAGGCTGCGGAGAGTGTGTATTAAACTGCCCTGTCTCTGCATGGACAAGGAATTCAAAGAAATACTACAGACTGGCTATAATGGGAAGAACAGGAAAGAAAAATCCGAGACTGGCTGAGGACTGGATTATATGGGCTGATGAAGAATCTATTATAAAAATCATAAAAAACACCTATGATTATGTGGACAAATACATCGATCGAACTCTTTCTAAGGAGCACATCGGCTACATCGTAGACAGAACCGGATTCATGGAGTTTAGAAAATGGGCTTTAAAAGATGTGAAATTATCTTCTGAAACTGTTGTAAAAGATAATATCTACTGGAGTGGAATAAAATATCCGGGAATTAAATAA
- a CDS encoding formate/nitrite transporter family protein, producing MFLETLSELSNGTVAKITLLKESKSKYFIASLLAGFYVGIGIVLITTIGGLTKSTGPQFRIYMGLAFGIALTLVIMAGSELFIGNNLIM from the coding sequence ATGTTTTTAGAAACACTTAGTGAACTTTCAAACGGTACAGTTGCAAAGATAACATTATTAAAGGAGAGCAAGTCAAAGTATTTTATAGCTTCTCTACTGGCAGGTTTTTATGTAGGAATCGGTATAGTTCTCATAACTACTATCGGAGGACTGACAAAAAGTACAGGGCCACAGTTTAGAATATACATGGGCTTGGCTTTCGGAATAGCATTAACATTGGTTATAATGGCAGGTTCAGAGTTATTTATCGGTAATAACCTTATTATGTAA
- a CDS encoding sulfide/dihydroorotate dehydrogenase-like FAD/NAD-binding protein: MYKILKKEILSQDIEKMVIEAPYIAKKCQPGQFVMVMVEEDGERIPLTIADYDRSENSVTIIYQVVGYTTKLLSQKLEGQTISGIAGPLGQPAHMKNVKRVLGIGGGVGAAPLYPQIKKLTEMGAACDVIIGSRTEEMMILQEEFGEIAENIYFATNDGSKGKKGFVTDVLKELISQGEKYDEVIAIGPLVMMKSVVEFTKELNIPTSVSLNPIMIDGTGMCGGCRVTIGEETKFACVDGPDFDGFLVDFEELMRRQTMYIPEEAEHRCRLGL, from the coding sequence ATGTATAAAATTTTAAAGAAAGAGATACTGAGCCAAGATATAGAAAAAATGGTTATAGAGGCTCCATACATCGCAAAAAAATGCCAGCCGGGACAGTTTGTCATGGTTATGGTAGAAGAAGATGGTGAGAGGATACCCCTTACAATAGCAGATTATGACAGATCAGAAAACAGTGTAACTATTATATATCAGGTAGTGGGATACACAACAAAACTTCTCAGTCAAAAGCTGGAAGGTCAGACTATAAGCGGTATAGCAGGGCCTCTAGGACAGCCTGCTCATATGAAAAATGTCAAGAGAGTCCTGGGTATAGGGGGAGGAGTAGGAGCGGCACCTCTATACCCTCAGATAAAGAAATTAACTGAAATGGGAGCGGCCTGTGATGTCATCATCGGAAGCAGGACAGAAGAGATGATGATACTTCAAGAGGAGTTTGGAGAAATAGCAGAAAATATATATTTTGCAACCAATGACGGAAGCAAGGGGAAAAAGGGTTTTGTCACAGATGTATTAAAAGAGCTTATTTCTCAGGGTGAAAAATATGATGAAGTTATAGCCATAGGTCCTCTTGTGATGATGAAATCAGTTGTGGAGTTCACAAAAGAACTGAACATACCTACTTCAGTTTCACTAAATCCCATAATGATAGACGGTACTGGAATGTGCGGGGGATGCAGGGTGACAATAGGGGAAGAGACAAAATTTGCCTGTGTAGACGGTCCGGATTTTGATGGTTTTTTAGTTGATTTTGAAGAACTCATGAGAAGGCAGACCATGTATATACCAGAAGAAGCAGAACACAGATGTAGATTAGGACTATAG
- a CDS encoding iron-containing alcohol dehydrogenase, with protein MALQWFRVPKDIVFGENALEYLSTLEGKKATLVTGGSSMKRFGFLDEAKAQLEKAGMEVSIVDGVEPNPSVETVLRGGKEMAEFNPDWIIAIGGGSALDAAKIMWVFYEYPDSKFEDLVAGKFPTLRKKAKFIAIPSTSGTASEITAFSVITDTENHIKYPLVSYEITPDIALLDPALPAKMPAHITANTGMDVMTHAIEAFVSTNATSYTDPIAVESIKLVYANLPLAYEKADDMGARNHMHNASTLAGMAFTNSSLGLVHSLAHKIGGELGITHGLANAVLLPYIVEYNQKATDKFSYLEKALGKSDIVESLKELNKRVGIPVSLKEITEVDMNEEKFNQVLDRMSKNAFEDPCTLTNPRQSSVEDVKEIYKAAYYGVTASNI; from the coding sequence ATGGCTTTACAATGGTTTAGAGTTCCGAAAGATATAGTTTTTGGAGAAAATGCACTAGAATATCTATCAACATTAGAAGGTAAAAAGGCTACGCTTGTAACGGGCGGGAGTTCTATGAAAAGATTCGGATTTTTGGATGAAGCAAAAGCTCAACTTGAAAAAGCAGGAATGGAGGTCTCTATAGTTGACGGAGTAGAGCCAAATCCATCTGTGGAAACAGTTCTAAGAGGCGGAAAAGAGATGGCGGAATTTAATCCCGACTGGATTATCGCTATCGGTGGCGGGTCTGCACTGGATGCGGCTAAGATCATGTGGGTGTTCTATGAGTATCCTGACTCAAAATTTGAAGACCTTGTGGCTGGAAAGTTCCCAACACTCAGAAAAAAAGCTAAATTCATAGCTATTCCATCTACAAGTGGTACTGCTTCTGAGATAACTGCTTTCTCTGTAATAACTGATACTGAAAATCATATAAAATATCCTTTGGTTTCGTATGAGATAACTCCGGATATAGCTCTTTTAGATCCGGCTCTACCGGCCAAAATGCCAGCTCATATAACTGCCAATACAGGTATGGATGTAATGACACACGCAATAGAGGCCTTTGTGTCTACAAATGCAACAAGCTATACAGACCCTATTGCAGTGGAATCTATAAAACTTGTCTATGCCAATCTTCCTTTAGCCTATGAAAAAGCAGACGACATGGGAGCTAGAAACCATATGCATAATGCATCTACTCTTGCAGGAATGGCATTTACAAACTCGTCTTTGGGGTTAGTACACAGCCTGGCTCACAAAATAGGTGGAGAACTAGGAATAACTCACGGACTTGCCAACGCTGTATTACTTCCTTATATTGTAGAATACAACCAAAAAGCAACAGATAAGTTTTCTTATTTAGAAAAAGCCCTTGGAAAGTCTGACATAGTTGAGAGCTTAAAAGAACTTAATAAAAGAGTGGGAATCCCTGTAAGCTTGAAAGAGATAACAGAAGTAGACATGAATGAGGAAAAATTTAACCAAGTCCTAGACAGAATGAGTAAAAATGCCTTTGAAGATCCATGTACCCTTACTAATCCTAGACAGTCATCTGTAGAAGATGTAAAAGAGATCTACAAGGCTGCATATTACGGGGTTACAGCTTCAAATATATAG
- the asrA gene encoding anaerobic sulfite reductase subunit AsrA — protein sequence MKISLDKISFDEGLELLKENYRIFAPKVFAGEGRFSDTDLVKYSEIDSIQEICFDKKSEFSPKEVMLPITQTMFYFTEKEYKVPDIDKKGIIVFLRSCDLHSVKRVDEIYLRNRYQDIYYKRIRDKVKFVVMGCPTSFENCFCVSMGTNKTEDYHMGLNLNNDSVELHINEEEFKGIFSGEESEFNIKFVEENSVKVNVPENISLAEVKDLDLWREYDKRCVACGKCNFVCPTCTCSTTQDIFYSENENAGERRRVWASCHVDGFTDMAGGHSFRQKHGERMRFKTMHKISDFKRRFGYHMCTGCGRCDDVCPEYISFSNCVNKLSKELEGNDE from the coding sequence ATGAAAATTTCTTTGGATAAAATCTCTTTTGATGAGGGACTGGAACTTTTAAAAGAAAATTACAGAATATTTGCACCAAAGGTATTTGCAGGTGAGGGAAGATTTTCCGACACTGACCTTGTGAAATATAGTGAGATCGATTCTATCCAAGAGATCTGCTTTGATAAAAAATCAGAGTTTTCTCCGAAAGAGGTAATGCTCCCTATTACTCAGACAATGTTCTACTTCACAGAAAAAGAGTACAAGGTCCCGGACATAGATAAAAAGGGAATTATCGTATTTTTGAGAAGCTGTGACCTGCACAGTGTAAAAAGAGTGGATGAGATATACCTCAGAAACAGATATCAGGATATTTATTACAAAAGAATCAGAGATAAAGTCAAGTTTGTGGTTATGGGATGTCCTACCTCCTTTGAAAACTGCTTCTGTGTAAGCATGGGAACAAACAAAACAGAGGACTATCATATGGGGCTGAACTTAAATAATGATTCTGTGGAACTTCATATAAATGAAGAGGAGTTCAAAGGTATCTTCTCGGGAGAGGAAAGCGAATTTAATATCAAATTTGTAGAGGAAAACAGCGTAAAAGTAAATGTACCTGAAAACATAAGCCTTGCAGAGGTCAAGGACCTTGACCTATGGAGAGAGTACGACAAAAGGTGTGTCGCTTGCGGAAAATGTAATTTTGTATGTCCCACATGTACCTGCTCCACTACCCAGGACATTTTCTACAGTGAAAACGAAAATGCAGGTGAGAGAAGAAGAGTCTGGGCTTCATGCCATGTGGACGGATTCACGGATATGGCCGGGGGACACTCTTTCAGACAGAAACACGGAGAGAGGATGAGATTTAAGACTATGCACAAGATATCGGATTTCAAGAGAAGATTCGGGTATCACATGTGTACCGGCTGCGGAAGATGTGACGATGTGTGTCCTGAATATATATCATTTTCAAACTGTGTAAATAAACTATCTAAAGAATTGGAGGGAAACGATGAATAA
- the asrB gene encoding anaerobic sulfite reductase subunit AsrB → MNNTYIPGNPYTPIENVYLPKGYKLISLNKLTEIEWLFRVEYDQEVTFGQFIEISIPRVGEAPLSITQFNKEEGWIELLIRKVGKVTDCLFELKAGDLMFLRGPYGNGFPAEEEYRGKHLIIVAGGSGLAPVRSMINYFYNDNAKDTKVDLLLGFKDYDSIIFKDEIKQWKEKFNTLITVDNSCSIDGVCEGLVTKYIPDLELADDIADMEVVIVGPPVMMKYSAMEFLSRGVPKEKIWVSFERKMSCGVGKCGHCKIDETYICLEGPVFRYDEAEKLVD, encoded by the coding sequence ATGAATAATACCTATATTCCAGGAAACCCCTATACCCCTATAGAGAATGTCTATCTCCCAAAGGGATACAAGCTCATCTCCCTAAATAAACTCACAGAGATAGAGTGGCTTTTCAGAGTTGAATATGATCAGGAGGTTACCTTCGGGCAATTCATTGAAATATCCATTCCAAGGGTGGGAGAAGCCCCTCTGTCCATAACTCAGTTCAACAAAGAGGAGGGATGGATAGAGTTGCTTATCAGAAAAGTTGGAAAAGTGACTGACTGTCTTTTTGAACTAAAGGCGGGAGATTTGATGTTCCTCAGAGGCCCTTACGGAAACGGATTCCCTGCTGAAGAGGAGTATAGGGGAAAACACCTAATTATTGTAGCAGGAGGATCTGGACTGGCTCCTGTGAGATCTATGATAAATTATTTTTATAATGATAACGCTAAGGATACAAAAGTAGATCTTCTTTTGGGATTCAAGGACTACGACTCTATCATCTTCAAGGATGAGATCAAACAGTGGAAAGAAAAATTTAACACACTTATTACTGTAGACAATTCATGCAGCATCGACGGCGTGTGTGAAGGACTGGTTACAAAGTATATCCCAGACCTTGAGCTGGCTGATGATATTGCAGACATGGAAGTAGTTATAGTGGGGCCCCCTGTCATGATGAAATATTCTGCCATGGAATTTCTAAGCAGAGGTGTTCCCAAGGAAAAAATATGGGTTTCATTTGAAAGAAAAATGTCCTGCGGTGTGGGAAAATGCGGCCACTGCAAAATTGACGAAACTTATATATGTTTAGAAGGCCCTGTATTTAGGTATGACGAAGCAGAAAAATTAGTAGATTAG
- a CDS encoding Crp/Fnr family transcriptional regulator, translating into MIKDENYLKNIPAFYNLEKETIEKLKKAGELFELKKGNMLFFEKDLVNKIYIIIRGKISIFRYSQKAQRRVIYILGDGEFINEVIFDDLPSSVNAEAFEKTLLIKYDKKELEEIMESDFQLTKNITNSMGKKVRRLYRQIKNTIPLGLDKKVAAKLWKISKDYGISCNLNGYNCRDFREECVPWTGINFSLTITYLADMLGSSRESVSRELKKMESKGYIKWEGKKLLVKREELRKFYREI; encoded by the coding sequence GTGATAAAAGATGAAAATTATCTGAAAAATATACCGGCCTTCTACAATTTGGAAAAGGAGACCATTGAGAAACTCAAAAAAGCAGGAGAACTATTTGAACTCAAAAAAGGAAATATGCTTTTTTTTGAAAAAGACCTTGTAAATAAAATATATATTATCATCAGAGGAAAAATAAGTATTTTTCGTTATTCACAAAAGGCCCAAAGAAGGGTTATCTATATCTTAGGTGATGGAGAATTCATAAATGAAGTTATCTTTGACGACCTTCCATCATCTGTAAATGCAGAAGCTTTTGAGAAAACCCTTCTGATTAAATATGATAAAAAAGAGCTTGAGGAGATAATGGAATCTGATTTTCAATTAACCAAGAATATAACTAATTCCATGGGAAAAAAAGTAAGAAGACTCTACAGACAGATAAAAAATACAATCCCACTTGGCTTAGATAAAAAAGTAGCTGCGAAGCTCTGGAAAATCTCAAAGGACTATGGCATAAGCTGTAATCTAAACGGTTATAATTGCAGAGATTTTAGGGAAGAATGTGTTCCTTGGACAGGGATCAACTTCAGCCTGACTATTACATATCTCGCCGATATGCTTGGAAGCAGCAGAGAATCCGTCTCTAGAGAATTGAAAAAAATGGAGTCTAAGGGATATATCAAATGGGAAGGAAAAAAACTTCTGGTGAAAAGAGAAGAATTAAGAAAATTTTACAGAGAAATCTAA
- a CDS encoding O-acetyl-ADP-ribose deacetylase → MYEKITLIKGDITTLKVDAVVNAANNGLLGGGGVDGAIHRGGGPLIAQYCGEIRREKGGCETGDAVLTSGGNLPSKYIIHTVGPVWNGGHSREKELLRNCYRNSLMLAKEHHMKAIAFPNISTGVYGYPKEEAAKIATTEVSNFLKNNDFPEKVIFICFDQENYNIYNKILKKEAYSF, encoded by the coding sequence ATGTATGAAAAAATAACTCTGATAAAAGGTGATATTACCACTCTCAAGGTGGATGCCGTTGTAAATGCCGCAAACAATGGTCTTTTAGGAGGAGGTGGCGTAGACGGTGCTATTCACAGGGGAGGCGGACCTCTAATCGCTCAGTACTGCGGCGAGATACGTCGTGAAAAAGGCGGCTGCGAAACTGGCGACGCCGTCTTAACCTCCGGAGGCAACCTCCCGTCTAAATATATCATCCACACTGTGGGACCTGTGTGGAATGGAGGTCATTCTAGAGAAAAAGAGCTCCTCAGAAACTGCTACCGAAACTCACTTATGTTAGCTAAAGAACATCATATGAAAGCCATAGCCTTTCCTAATATAAGCACTGGCGTCTATGGTTATCCCAAAGAAGAGGCGGCAAAAATTGCAACTACAGAGGTCAGCAATTTTTTAAAAAACAACGACTTCCCGGAAAAAGTGATTTTTATCTGCTTCGATCAGGAAAATTACAATATTTATAATAAAATTTTGAAAAAGGAGGCCTATTCTTTCTGA
- the gltA gene encoding NADPH-dependent glutamate synthase, whose product MGKFNMTLQKTKIAEQNPAVRRKNFEEVSLGYSEEEAIKEAKRCIQCKSPACVAGCPVNVHIPQFINKVAEGNFEEAYDILVEQNTLPAICGRVCPQEKQCESKCVRGMKGEPVGIGRLERFVADWFIENGKTKKKKTESNNIKVAVTGAGPSGLACAGELAKYGYDVTIFEALHTAGGVLMYGIPEFRLPKEIVKKEIKNVVEQGVNIEKNVIIGRSITVDELMEEGYKSVFIGSGAGLPNFMGIEGENLNGVYSANEFLTRVNLMKAYDKNSPTPVSVGEKVAVIGGGNVAMDAARTAVRLGAKEVYIVYRRGEEELPARLEEVHHAKEEGVIFRLLSNPVGIKGDDGWVDKLECVEMELSEPDESGRRRPVPIEGSKFLLDVDRVIIAIGQSPNPLIRQTTKGLKTHNWGGIIVEEESMETTKDSVYAGGDVVTGAATVILAMGAGKKAAKSIHEKLSKSI is encoded by the coding sequence ATGGGGAAATTTAATATGACTCTTCAGAAAACAAAGATTGCAGAACAAAATCCTGCAGTAAGAAGAAAAAATTTCGAAGAGGTATCTTTGGGGTACTCTGAAGAGGAGGCTATAAAGGAGGCAAAAAGATGCATACAGTGTAAATCACCGGCATGTGTAGCTGGCTGCCCGGTAAATGTCCATATACCACAGTTTATAAATAAGGTGGCAGAGGGAAATTTTGAAGAGGCCTATGATATTTTGGTGGAACAGAACACTCTCCCTGCAATTTGCGGAAGAGTGTGCCCTCAGGAAAAACAGTGTGAATCAAAGTGTGTAAGGGGCATGAAGGGCGAACCTGTGGGAATAGGAAGACTAGAAAGATTTGTGGCAGACTGGTTTATTGAAAATGGTAAAACAAAAAAGAAAAAGACAGAGAGCAACAATATAAAAGTTGCCGTAACAGGAGCCGGGCCTTCAGGTCTGGCATGTGCAGGGGAGCTTGCAAAATACGGCTATGATGTTACGATATTTGAAGCCCTTCACACAGCAGGAGGAGTCCTTATGTATGGTATTCCTGAATTCAGGCTTCCTAAAGAGATAGTAAAAAAAGAGATCAAAAATGTAGTAGAGCAGGGAGTCAATATAGAGAAAAATGTAATAATAGGAAGATCTATAACTGTAGATGAGCTTATGGAAGAGGGGTATAAGTCTGTATTTATAGGGAGCGGGGCAGGACTTCCAAACTTCATGGGAATCGAGGGTGAAAATCTAAACGGAGTTTATTCTGCAAACGAGTTTCTTACCAGGGTAAACCTTATGAAGGCCTATGATAAAAACAGCCCTACTCCTGTCAGCGTAGGAGAAAAGGTAGCGGTAATTGGTGGAGGAAATGTGGCCATGGATGCTGCTAGAACAGCTGTAAGGCTAGGAGCAAAAGAAGTCTATATCGTATATAGAAGAGGTGAAGAGGAGCTCCCAGCGAGATTAGAAGAGGTACACCATGCCAAGGAAGAGGGAGTGATATTCAGACTTCTCTCAAACCCTGTTGGAATCAAGGGAGATGACGGATGGGTAGACAAGCTAGAGTGTGTAGAGATGGAACTTTCGGAACCTGATGAAAGCGGGAGAAGAAGACCTGTGCCTATAGAGGGAAGTAAATTTTTATTGGACGTGGACAGAGTTATAATCGCCATAGGCCAGTCCCCGAATCCTCTCATAAGACAAACAACAAAGGGTCTAAAAACCCATAATTGGGGCGGAATAATCGTGGAAGAGGAAAGTATGGAAACTACAAAGGACAGTGTTTATGCAGGTGGTGACGTTGTAACAGGTGCAGCCACTGTAATCCTTGCAATGGGAGCAGGTAAAAAGGCAGCAAAGTCCATACATGAAAAATTAAGCAAATCTATTTAA